Proteins from a genomic interval of Heterodontus francisci isolate sHetFra1 chromosome 31, sHetFra1.hap1, whole genome shotgun sequence:
- the pnrc2 gene encoding proline-rich nuclear receptor coactivator 2 produces MGGVERLNIPISQPSHGTPKRNQHLSNSRQRSKDDNLYHVKTMHKKGEKGHGRYPFISETCQVVQKEGKNVMHFTADNQNWEAVLSSSNTLFRSQCDQNYAGAKFSEPPSPSVLPKPPSHWVHIPLEPSDHSEMAFQLKTLLKVQA; encoded by the coding sequence ATGGGAGGTGTTGAAAGATTAAACATCCCAATATCCCAACCAAGCCATGGGACTCCAAAGAGGAACCAGCACTTAAGCAATAGCAGACAGAGAAGCAAGGATGATAATCTCTACCATGTGAAGACAATGCACAAGAAAGGCGAGAAGGGGCATGGACGATATCCATTTATCTCTGAGACCTGTCAGGTTGTGCAGAAGGAAGGGAAGAATGTTATGCACTTTACTGCAGACAATCAGAATTGGGAGGCAGTTCTGAGCAGCTCAAATACACTGTTTAGATCGCAGTGTGATCAAAATTATGCTGGAGCCAAGTTTAGTGAGCCACCATCACCAAGTGTACTACCCAAGCCTCCAAGCCATTGGGTACACATTCCCCTGGAGCCTTCTGATCACAGTGAAATGGCCTTTCAGTTGAAGACCTTGCTTAAAGTGCAAGCATAG